One window of the Anopheles cruzii chromosome 2, idAnoCruzAS_RS32_06, whole genome shotgun sequence genome contains the following:
- the LOC128277750 gene encoding uncharacterized protein LOC128277750 isoform X1, giving the protein MMHMTFWWGSNVGDVFFKGLTVNGTGAMVALCMTLTALSIAYEAFKIHGAKVRARTARERVRAASCPPSESATLLSLEGATGNGPRMTGPLSKKIGTLLAEAIVFLFHSMLGYALMLTVMIYNGYLFVAVVGGMGLGYFLFGHLSMKVNMENFQAHQNKVICTARCLQQESINPSASTSRDDRAGTSISATPSSADGPSNSTATACH; this is encoded by the exons ATGATGCACATGACATTCTGGTGGGGTTCGAACGTGGGCGATGTCTTCTTCAAAGGGCTGACCGTTAACGGGACCGGCGCAATGGTTGCCCTCTGTATGACGCTTACCGCACTGTCCATCGCCTACGAGGCGTTTAAG aTCCATGGCGCCAAAGTGCGCGCACGGACGGCCCGGGAACGTGTCCGTGCCGCATCCTGTCCACCGAGCGAAAGTGCCACGCTCCTATCGCTCGAAGGGGCCACCGGTAATGGGCCCCGTATGACCGGACCGTTGTCGAAAAAGATTGGCACGCTCCTAGCGGAAGCGATCGTCTTTCTGTTCCACAGCATGCTCGGCTACGCTCTGATGCTGACGGTCATGATCTACAATGGCTACCTTTTCGTGGCCGTCGTTGGAGGCATGGGCCTCGGGTACTTCCTGTTCGGGCACCTGTCGATGAAGGTGAACATGGAGAACTTCCAAGCGCACCAGAACAAGGTGATCTGCACGGCGCGCTGTCTTCAGCAAG AATCTATAAACCCCTCCGCGTCCACTAGCCGTGACGATCGTGCTGGAACATCGATTAGCGCTACTCCGAGCTCGGCTGATGGGCCATCGAACAGTACCGCGACAGCTTGCCACTAA
- the LOC128277617 gene encoding delta-aminolevulinic acid dehydratase — translation MALIKLHSSIFHPTLRKLQCQDVAIDTHNLMYPVFLVEDDEAVQDIPSMPGVARYGANQLLAHLQPLVAKGLQSILLFGVIDQMPKDSTGTAADSATNPVIRVLPRLRQAFPDLLIACDVCLCPYTDHGHCGVLTVDGTIDNEPSIKRIAEIALAYAQSGAHIVAPSDMMDNRIQAIKRQLREHNLENRCSVLSYSVKFASGFYGPFRDAAKSAPAFGDRKCYQLPPGSKGIAKRAAKRDVEEGADMLMVKPGMAYLDIVKQVKDDYPELPLFIYQVSGEYSMLLNAGKIGAFDLRTVLWEVLVSMRRAGADCIITYFTPLLLDWLKE, via the exons ATGGCGCTGATTAAACTGCACAGCAGCATATTCCATCCTACGCTACGCAAGCTGCAGTGCCAGGATGTGGCCATCGATACGCACAACTTGATGTATCCAGTATTTTTGGT TGAAGATGATGAAGCTGTCCAAGACATTCCAAGCATGCCGGGTGTGGCGCGGTACGGAGCCAACCAACTGTTGGCCCACCTTCAGCCACTGGTCGCGAAAGGCCTCCAGTCGATTCTTCTCTTTGGAGTGATTGATCAAATGCCGAAG GATTCGACCGGCACGGCGGCTGATAGTGCGACGAATCCGGTGATTCGGGTTTTGCCCCGCCTGCGGCAAGCATTTCCAGATCTGCTGATCGCGTGTGACGTTTGTCTGTGCCCGTACACTGACCACGGCCACTGCGgcgtgctgacggtggatggCACTATCGATAACGAGCCCAGCATAAAACGGATTGCTGAGATTGCGCTCGCGTACGCACAATCCGGTGCGCACATCGTAGCACCGTCCGATATGATGGACAATCGTATACAGGCGATCAAGCGACAGCTTCGGGAACACAATCTGGAGAATCGCTGTTCGGTGCTCTCGTACTCGGTAAAGTTCGCGTCCGGGTTTTATGGGCCCTTCCGAGATGCCGCTAAATCGGCTCCGGCCTTCGGCGATCGAAAGTGCTATCAGCTGCCACCGGGATCGAAGGGAATCGCTAAACGGGCCGCG AAACGGGACGTTGAGGAGGGAGCCGATATGCTGATGGTAAAGCCCGGTATGGCCTATCTCGATATCGTGAAGCAGGTGAAAGATGACTACCCGGAGCTACCACTGTTTATCTATCAG GTGTCGGGCGAGTACTCTATGCTGCTTAACGCCGGTAAAATCGGCGCGTTCGACTTGAGAACCGTACTCTGGGAGGTGCTCGTGAGCATGCGTCGGGCTGGAGCGGACTGTATAATCACTTATTTCACACCATTGTTGCTCGACTGGCTGAAAGAATGA
- the LOC128268345 gene encoding uncharacterized protein LOC128268345: MPDELISTLFEAITTDDQLSLERCLETATIETVLEFEKLYGESPVHLCVKLAGENCVPLVKRLFASGLVDGDLCDGGGNRLLECAWASGDLELVKELIKIQIDGLDDATGCYRMMKCGSLEVFRLYLSLTGWNEQDTFRSVASALVRINVKSIVLPEELRIYLLWLLSDYGYRQLAGDWQGKKDPHEWRRQVATVADCWRVVKEKYDTRAYGDVDDGLLHRLEVIHNHLYFLKHKRFLRHLPLQEAVFCVAIFISAYRSASQFHEYRLVVNKCFVIDVLRMVCRQLKAVERHLVATETELIALLNQHDPLGTPAGKDRLIATIRERVPHLGNAQNLVNRLVSGRKKGQSVETTVAEAISDETVDLGHLLTFTDRRVVRMLQKRYVRTKQLYSLFKMAFYCNQIPALENVDPPVRTACMKRVVQVFGETVKNTKNSPNLPGKVERSMGIMLTQLFPTISKELREILSHSFSLKKLLLGTEHESKMFETVSNNFLMVRAVFQLLYVTVIMEVRNEFYGQLYRCGTIESLRSLVLYAGNQEGLAERQQAYLEQVKKHFDEFRKLLTELSTGPVGSTAPLALLQHQLKVKDNIIKEVEKFVTENDGFSYGDVAKACMASSDLASVRRLLSWKLTMRWGNKLFSKIFSSWKTNHVESMTIEWMDWRLVRYNPSVTAGILKIGATALQSVEEFDYIVHTRQLTEDIGITDRVDHEALQQLNNRLKPYYDNIFFVDNKWKVLKAFCKAHRLGWNEESANRLVKRDRERLQERFDGCRTKLQEILAANHLRSVDDLSRKLYDLPPYVLATVEYCQLELCEMLVAVGYFGDSFHYMKHRIPMIQGTNYRNCLAHDALSYNLLTDSSMEKFVINAFVIANTEIRLFDKRINPATQPDVLGPSFPSEVDTHRWVEEQEQLMAAFRANDVPKIHALVRAGSEITSQFCCSPNDASVTRSLHPLTALVNPCTAKPAIVQFLDRYYSGFADTCNTPAHQIEVALRMYDFQSAFDRSIGGGDRLMREALFRWPELMASVRRTDLFVHLLAAANRHRILSKLIEHGNETSVREILPFFDRFHDTDGRGPLGDAMLYGVRPIAEMLLPRTPVPHAATLVLAIMVHWDDFFAQLLDKVELDSDAYGFLLITAAQAQNYTATVYLLEQATYRKYIPAVFEACARMAARRGQLPILRHLLECHPVANPVGLATVLQIAALRGHWDCVRFLLDAGVPVDVICSGDRTEERTTLLILVRYGQSRLLDKVTKVNRAIFGQIVDHPLALALRHGTASGRMICSLQRLGFDWLDSSTVMNVGILKPNEPALTTVWQKWQERRLKFRAEAESDHFALALDVLDRWAAIGFVEEPTTDDTALICAVYKNVPQIINDILDHARTARTIDGIGVLRCIVLEIDSKVIMSGKRGKGALATDLQAAVRTMIERMEGCTDLLEAMQWHKCTIDAAGVSVTVSVLAAIGQTFDQVPGLACTDQLNVSAPLHENLPVLQSITSRFFSEYPVVYATFATSSPSTRHFWQIEDLSCLFDILPPGAAIDLTTTVNYGDSSDETPLHKCFPDGKLSLVKLLVENGANPLLADSSGMAAIHLSLLNAADSAIGRYLFDESVARDLRNANGASLVDLVDGAGGNRLLHTAVMTGRRDIVERLFHLRVDATALNSIGVSAVQIAAGSAVHNSEKLVKMLLEYDSSMIDTQNPMGYTLLHYAAKLNSVPLLRVLLEYKPKLTVRHELTPLATAIVYRQVDFAQHLLRYAIENGIADVTSADDKDLVFHSCFCNCYEFSKALLEYELGHSLDSIEAGDLPRIDAILNGVPPVNPKFLFSSLCNCAD, translated from the coding sequence ATGCCGGACGAACTGATTAGTACACTGTTTGAAGCCATAACGACGGACGATCAGCTGTCGTTGGAGCGGTGCCTCGAAACGGCCACCATCGAGACCGTGCTGGAGTTCGAGAAACTCTACGGTGAGTCACCGGTGCACCTGTGTGTGAAACTGGCCGGTGAAAACTGTGTCCCGTTGGTGAAACGCCTCTTTGCGAGCGGCCTCGTCGACGGCGATCTTTGTGATGGCGGGGGCAATCGGCTTCTCGAGTGTGCTTGGGCCTCCGGTGACCTTGAGCTCGTGAAGGAGttgataaaaattcaaatcgaCGGTTTGGATGACGCAACCGGTTGCTATCGGATGATGAAATGTGGTTCGCTGGAAGTGTTCCGGCTCTACCTCTCGCTGACGGGTTGGAACGAGCAGGACACGTTTCGGAGCGTAGCGAGCGCCCTGGTGCGGATCAACGTGAAAAGCATTGTCCTCCCTGAGGAGCTGCGTATTTATCTGCTGTGGCTGTTGTCTGATTACGGTTATCGTCAGCTGGCGGGCGATTGGCAGGGCAAAAAAGATCCCCAtgaatggaggcgccaggtggccaccgtcgctgATTGCTGGCGTGTTGTGAAGGAAAAGTACGACACGCGGGCGTACGGCGATGTCGACGATGGTCTGCTACATCGACTGGAAGTGATCCACAATCATCTGTACTTTCTCAAACATAAACGCTTCCTGCGCCATTTGCCGCTCCAAGAAGCGGTGTTCTGCGTGGCGATCTTTATTTCCGCCTACCGGAGCGCCTCGCAGTTTCACGAGTACCGGCTGGTGGTGAACAAATGCTTCGTGATAGACGTCCTGCGGATGGTGTGCCGTCAGCTGAAAGCGGTAGAAAGGCATCTCGTGGCGACGGAAACCGAACTGATCGCGCTGCTTAATCAGCACGACCCGCTAGGCACCCCCGCCGGAAAAGATCGGTTGATCGCGACGATTCGCGAGCGTGTTCCGCACCTGGGAAACGCACAAAACTTGGTCAACCGATTGGTCTCGGGAAGGAAGAAGGGCCAATCGGTTGAGACCACGGTAGCTGAGGCCATTTCGGATGAAACAGTTGACCTGGGGCACCTGCTAACGTTCACCGATCGTCGTGTGGTGCGGATGCTGCAGAAACGGTacgtccgaacgaaacaactTTACTCCCTGTTCAAGATGGCGTTCTACTGTAACCAAATTCCGGCTCTGGAAAACGTCGATCCTCCCGTCCGGACGGCCTGTATGAAACGTGTGGTGCAAGTTTTCGGAGAAACGgtgaaaaacacgaaaaacagtCCGAATTTACCGGGCAAAGTGGAGCGATCGATGGGCATCATGCTGACACAGCTGTTCCCAACGATCAGCAAGGAGCTGCGGGAGATCCTGTCGCACAGTTTTTCGCTCAAAAAGCTCCTACTGGGTACGGAACATGAGAGCAAGATGTTCGAAACGGTCAGCAATAACTTTTTGATGGTGCGGGCCGTGTTTCAGTTGCTGTACGTCACCGTGATCATGGAGGTGCGGAATGAGTTCTACGGCCAGCTGTACCGATGCGGCACGATCGAAAGCCTGCGATCGCTGGTGCTGTACGCGGGGAACCAAGAAGGGTTGGCCGAGCGACAGCAAGCTTATCTCGAGCAGGTCAAGAAGCACTTTGACGAATTTAGAAAGCTTCTGACGGAACTGTCCACGGGTCCGGTCGGAAGTACGGCTCCGTTGGCGTTGCTTCAGCACCAACTGAAGGTAAAGGACAACATCATCAAGGaggtggaaaagtttgtcaCCGAGAATGATGGATTCTCGTACGGGGACGTAGCGAAAGCGTGCATGGCCAGCTCGGATCTGGCCAGCGTACGGCGCCTGCTGTCGTGGAAGCTTACCATGCGCTGGGGAAACAAACTATTtagtaaaatattttcctCCTGGAAGACGAACCACGTGGAATCAATGACGATCGAGTGGATGGACTGGCGTCTGGTGCGCTACAATCCGTCCGTCACGGCTGGCATCCTGAAGATTGGCGCTACGGCGCTGCAATCGGTCGAGGAATTCGATTACATCGTGCATACGCGACAATTGACGGAGGATATTGGAATCACCGATCGTGTGGACCATGAGGCACTGCAGCAGCTGAACAACCGCCTGAAACCGTACTACGATAACATCTTCTTTGTCGACAACAAGTGGAAAGTGTTGAAAGCGTTTTGTAAGGCTCATCGGCTCGGCTGGAACGAGGAAAGCGCCAACCGGCTCGTCAAGCGCGATCGGGAGCGTTTGCAGGAACGGTTTGATGGCTGTCGCACGAAGCTACAAGAAATCCTGGCGGCGAATCACCTGCGCTCTGTTGACGATCTGTCCCGGAAGCTATATGATCTCCCACCGTACGTGCTGGCAACCGTCGAGTACTGCCAGCTCGAGCTGTGCGAGATGCTGGTGGCGGTCGGGTACTTTGGGGACAGTTTTCACTACATGAAGCACCGCATCCCGATGATCCAGGGAACGAACTACCGCAACTGCCTGGCCCACGATGCGCTCTCGTACAACCTCCTGACGGACAGCTcgatggaaaagtttgtgATCAACGCGTTCGTGATCGCCAACACCGAAATTCGGCTGTTCGACAAGCGGATAAATCCAGCAACGCAACCGGATGTGCTAGGGCCGAGCTTTCCATCGGAGGTCGACACACACCGTTGGGTCGAGGAGCAGGAACAGTTGATGGCCGCTTTTCGTGCTAACGACGTGCCCAAGATACACGCCCTGGTGCGGGCTGGGAGTGAAATAACGAGTCAGTTTTGTTGCTCGCCCAATGATGCGAGCGTCACGCGCAGTCTACATCCACTGACCGCACTCGTCAACCCGTGCACCGCGAAACCcgcgatcgtacagtttttgGACAGATACTATAGCGGCTTTGCCGACACGTGCAACACACCAGCCCACCAGATAGAGGTGGCGTTGCGAATGTACGACTTCCAGTCGgctttcgatcgttcgatcggcggcggtgatcgTCTGATGCGTGAAGCcctgttccggtggcccgaaCTGATGGCCTCCGTACGACGGACGGACCTGTTCGTTCATCTGTTGGCGGCAGCCAACCGGCATCGGATACTGTCGAAGTTAATCGAGCACGGGAATGAAACTAGCGTACGCGAGATTCTACCGTTTTTCGATCGGTTCCAcgacacggacggacgaggCCCATTGGGTGACGCGATGCTGTATGGCGTCCGGCCGATCGCCGAGATGCTGCTGCCCCGAACACCCGTGCCACACGCTGCGACACTGGTGCTAGCGATCATGGTACATTGGGACGACTTTTTCGCGCAGCTATTGGACAAAGTTGAACTCGATTCCGATGCGTACGGATTTCTGCTGATAACGGCGGCGCAAGCTCAAAACTATACCGCCACCGTGTACCTGCTGGAACAGGCAACGTACCGAAAGTACATACCGGCTGTATTCGAAGCATGCGCCCGTATGGCGGCCCGTAGGGGCCAGTTGCCAATACTGCGGCACTTGCTGGAGTGTCACCCGGTAGCTAACCCGGTCGGACTCGCCACCGTTTTGCAAATTGCTGCACTTAGAGGACACTGGGATTGCGTGCGGTTCCTGCTCGATGCTGGAGTTCCGGTCGATGTTATATGTTCTGGTGACCGAACTGAAGAGAGAACGACATTGCTTATTCTGGTGAGATACGGGCAAAGCCGCCTGCTGGACAAAGTGACAAAGGTCAATCGTGCCATTTTCGGACAGATTGTGGACCACCCATTGGCGCTAGCTCTGCGTCACGGTACAGCATCGGGTCGCATGATTTGTTCCCTGCAGAGACTTGGTTTCGATTGGCTGGACAGCTCGACGGTCATGAACGTGGGGATTTTGAAGCCTAACGAACCAGCTCTCACCACAGTGTGGCAAAAGTGGCAGGAAAGGCGTCTCAAGTTCCGGGCAGAAGCCGAAAGTGATCACTTTGCGTTGGCGCTAGATGTGTTAGACCGATGGGCCGCGATCGGATTCGTCGAGGAGCCGACAACCGATGACACTGCGCTGATTTGTGCCGTGTACAAAAATGTGCCCCAAATCATAAACGATATACTTGACCATGCACGAACGGCACGAACGATCGACGGTATTGGCGTTCTGCGATGTATAGTTCTCGAGATTGACTCCAAGGTCATAATGTCCGGAAAAAGAGGAAAGGGAGCGTTGGCGACCGATTTGCAAGCCGCCGTTAGGACTATGATTGAGCGTATGGAAGGCTGTACGGACCTGCTGGAAGCAATGCAGTGGCACAAGTGCACGATCGATGCTGCCGGGGTCAGCGTAACCGTCTCGGTACTGGCAGCCATAGGCCAAACGTTCGACCAGGTGCCGGGGCTTGCCTGCACTGATCAATTGAACGTTTCTGCGCCATTGCACGAGAATCTCCCGGTTCTGCAGTCAATCACCAGCCGGTTCTTTAGCGAGTACCCCGTTGTGTACGCCACATTTGCTACATCTTCACCGAGCACTCGGCACTTCTGGCAGATCGAGGACCTAAGCTGCCTATTCGACATTCTACCGCCAGGCGCTGCCATCGATCTGACGACCACCGTCAACTACGGCGATAGCTCCGACGAAACACCGCTTCACAAGTGCTTCCCGGATGGGAAGCTATCGTTGGTgaagctgctggtggaaaACGGAGCCAATCCGTTGCTGGCTGACTCGAGCGGAATGGCTGCCATTCATCTTTCGCTGCTCAACGCGGCCGATAGCGCCATCGGACGGTATCTGTTCGACGAAAGCGTCGCGCGTGACCTACGCAACGCAAACGGTGCCTCGCTGGTGGACCTTGtggacggtgccggtggcaataGATTGCTCCACACGGCGGTCATGACGGGTCGACGTGATATAGTTGAGCGCCTTTTCCACCTTCGTGTCGATGCAACAGCGCTCAACAGTATCGGAGTGTCGGCCGTGCAGATAGCGGCTGGTTCGGCGGTCCACAATTCGGAGAAGCTAGTTAAAATGCTGCTCGAGTACGATTCGTCCATGATCGATACGCAAAACCCGATGGGTTACACACTGCTGCACTATGCGGCCAAGTTGAACTCGGTTCCATTGCTTCGAGTACTGCTGGAGTATAAACCGAAACTTACTGTCCGCCATGAACTAACGCCGCTCGCGACGGCTATCGTTTATAGACAAGTGGATTTCGCCCAACATTTACTCCGCTACGCCATCGAGAATGGCATCGCAGACGTAACCAGTGCGGACGACAAGGATCTTGTCTTTCATTCGTGTTTCTGCAACTGCTACGAGTTTTCCAAGGCGCTGCTGGAATACGAATTGGGTCACTCGTTGGATTCGATTGAAGCAGGTGATCTACCACGGATCGATGCCATCCTGAACGGAGTTCCTCCCGTAAACCCGAAATTTCTCTTCTCCAGTTTGTGCAACTGTGCGGATTGA
- the LOC128277750 gene encoding uncharacterized protein LOC128277750 isoform X2 gives MMHMTFWWGSNVGDVFFKGLTVNGTGAMVALCMTLTALSIAYEAFKIHGAKVRARTARERVRAASCPPSESATLLSLEGATGNGPRMTGPLSKKIGTLLAEAIVFLFHSMLGYALMLTVMIYNGYLFVAVVGGMGLGYFLFGHLSMKVNMENFQAHQNKVICTARCLQQAESCAMSHSTPCPSSRTSRSNYQTLH, from the exons ATGATGCACATGACATTCTGGTGGGGTTCGAACGTGGGCGATGTCTTCTTCAAAGGGCTGACCGTTAACGGGACCGGCGCAATGGTTGCCCTCTGTATGACGCTTACCGCACTGTCCATCGCCTACGAGGCGTTTAAG aTCCATGGCGCCAAAGTGCGCGCACGGACGGCCCGGGAACGTGTCCGTGCCGCATCCTGTCCACCGAGCGAAAGTGCCACGCTCCTATCGCTCGAAGGGGCCACCGGTAATGGGCCCCGTATGACCGGACCGTTGTCGAAAAAGATTGGCACGCTCCTAGCGGAAGCGATCGTCTTTCTGTTCCACAGCATGCTCGGCTACGCTCTGATGCTGACGGTCATGATCTACAATGGCTACCTTTTCGTGGCCGTCGTTGGAGGCATGGGCCTCGGGTACTTCCTGTTCGGGCACCTGTCGATGAAGGTGAACATGGAGAACTTCCAAGCGCACCAGAACAAGGTGATCTGCACGGCGCGCTGTCTTCAGCAAG CCGAAAGTTGCGCCATGAGCCACTCTACGCCCTGTCCTTCCTCT CGTACTTCCCGATCCAATTATCAAACCCTGCACTAA
- the LOC128277752 gene encoding mediator of RNA polymerase II transcription subunit 18 — protein MATQVNAAELLQQALSSNIIPNQEFLLQGSILDSAAENLLHRLRGLCDNVDASTETFSDIEMCFSLKLPSEKTPVMTVRVRRAQDVEAPLQLRYIGQPELGDRTRPTLVRSSLDIACTPHVIDFLTEMGFRLDFEYSMKGYMFRKGRMKITVSKILKNMTEPISQSYLVELSVLAPKGQDAIAEDMRIFAEQLKPLVQLEKIDYKRFAQMP, from the exons ATGGCTACTCAGGTAAATGCTGCCGAACTGCTGCAGCAGGCCCTCAGCTCCAACATAATTCCCAATCAAGAGTTTCTACTGCAAGGATCCATCCTAGATTCGGCTGCGGAGAACTTGCTGCACCG GTTGCGAGGACTTTGTGACAATGTCGATGCAAGCACCGAAACTTTTAGCGATATCGAAATGTGCTTTAGCCTTAAGCTGCCAAGTGAAAAG ACCCCCGTCATGACCGTACGGGTAAGGCGAGCGCAAGATGTCGAAGCGCCGCTCCAGCTACGCTACATTGGCCAACCGGAACTAGGCGATAGAACACGCCCAACACTCGTCCGAAGCAGTCTCGACATTGCGTGCACCCCGCACGTCATCGATTTTCTCACCGAAATGGGTTTTCGGTTGGACTTTGAGTACTCGATGAAGGGTTACATGTTTCGCAAAGGGCGCATGAAGATAACGGTGTCGAAGATTTTGAAGAACATGACCGAACCCATCTCGCAGAGCTATCTCGTCGAGCTGTCCGTCCTGGCCCCGAAAGGTCAGGATGCGATAGCTGAGGATATGCGCATCTTCGCCGAGCAGTTGAAGCCTCTCGTGCAGTTGGAAAAGATTGACTACAAACGGTTTGCCCAAATGCCGTAA